A genomic stretch from Theropithecus gelada isolate Dixy chromosome 2, Tgel_1.0, whole genome shotgun sequence includes:
- the LOC112619296 gene encoding LOW QUALITY PROTEIN: 40S ribosomal protein S16 (The sequence of the model RefSeq protein was modified relative to this genomic sequence to represent the inferred CDS: inserted 3 bases in 2 codons; deleted 1 base in 1 codon; substituted 2 bases at 2 genomic stop codons), which produces MLSKGSLRFVQVFRCKKTATAVAHCKHSNXKVNGRPLEMIELYTLIYELLEPVLLLDKEXFAGMDXVHVKGGDHMAWIYAVHQSSSKALMSYYQKYMDEFSKEEIKDKIKDILIQYDWTLLVADLHHHXSKKSRDPGTHASYQKSYQ; this is translated from the exons ATGCTTTCCAAGGGCTCATTGCGGTTTGTGCAGGTCTTCAGATGCAAGAAGACAGCCACAGCTGTGGCACACTGCAAACACAGCAA CAAGGTGAATGGGCGGCCCCTGGAGATGATCGAGCTGTACACACTGATATACGAGCTGCTGGAACCAGTTCTGCTTCTGGACAAGGAGTGATTTGCTGGTATGG ATGTCCATGTGAAAGGTGGTGATCACATGGCCTGGATATATGCTGTCCATCAGTCTAGCTCTAAAGCCCTGATGTCCTATTACCAGAAGTATATGGATGAGTTTTCCAAGGAGGAGATCAAAGACAAA ATCAAAGACATTCTCATACAGTATGACTGGACCCTGCTGGTGGCTGACCTCCACCACCACTAATCCAAAAAATCGAGAGACCCTGGTACCCATGCTTCCTACCAGAAATCCTACCAATAA